A portion of the Tachysurus vachellii isolate PV-2020 chromosome 14, HZAU_Pvac_v1, whole genome shotgun sequence genome contains these proteins:
- the LOC132857240 gene encoding major histocompatibility complex class I-related gene protein-like, which translates to MMKMRKMMAAVCVTLCVLAPALGGEHSLFYTYTALSKPLELPGIYEFTALGMLDDRELDYYNSKTQVKVPKQDWMKEKMEKDYWDKGTQSRKSKEQWFKVNVDILMERMRHNKSDLHVLQWRHGCVIEGENGNSKFVRGIDEYSYDGAEFLSFDDENSRWIAPVQAAEPTKRKWDEVSILNTYTKSYLEKECVDWLTKFMDYGQKELRKFSPPEVHLLTKKSVTDSKKLTLTCLATGFYPPDVEMQVRKSKTSLPEHLLVSSGVRPNGDGTYQLRKSVEILEDEKSLYNCYVNHITLKKPIIVGEGQDCFDCSVASSGIIGAVIGVLLVLVGVACVIYILYSKKYIAFLNRPTNEQQAMNEKVAYIPAPAGMWTMILFWIKTSSW; encoded by the exons atgatgaagatgaggaagatgatggctgcagtgtgtgtgacactTTGTGTCCTCGCGCCTGCTTTGGGAG GTGAACACTCACTGTTTTACACCTACACGGCTCTGTCTAAACCTCTCGAGCTGCCTGGAATCTATGAGTTCACCGCACTGGGCATGCTCGATGACCGAGAACTCGACTACTACAACAGTAAGACTCAGGTTAAGGTTCCTAAACAGGACTGGATGAAGGAGAAGATGGAAAAGGATTACTGGGATAAAGGAACTCAGTCCCGTAAGAGCAAAGAGCAGTGGTTTAAGGTCAACGTGGACATCCTGATGGAGCGAATGAGACACAATAAGTCTG ACCTTCATGTTCTTCAGTGGAGACATGGCTGTGTGATTGAGGGTGAAAATGGAAATAGTAAATTTGTGAGAGGAATTGATGAGTACAGCTACGACGGCGCTGAGTTCCTCTCCTTTGATGATGAAAACTCGAGGTGGATCGCTCCAGTTCAGGCTGCTGAGCCGACCAAAAGGAAATGGGATGAAGTGTCCATCCTTAACACATACACCAAGAGCTACCTggagaaagagtgtgtggaCTGGCTCACCAAGTTCATGGACTATGGACAAAAAGAACTGAGAAAATTTT CTCCCCCAGAGGTGCATCTACTTACAAAGAAATCAGTGACTGACAGCAAAAAGCTGACCTTGACCTGCCTGGCCACGGGTTTCTACCCTCCAGATGTGGAGATGCAGGTGAGAAAGTCCAAAACTTCCCTGCCTGAACATCTGCTAGTATCTTCAGGAGTCAGACCCAATGGTGATGGCACATACCAGCTGAGGAAGAGTGTGGAGATCCTGGAGGATGAAAAATCACTGTACAATTGTTATGTGAACCACATCACTCTGAAGAAGCCTATAATTGTAGGTGAAG GACAAGATTGCTTTGACTGCTCCGTAGCTTCGAGTGGTATCATTGGAGCAGTGATTGGAGTTCTGTTGGTGCTGGTTGGGGTTGCTTGTGTCATCTATATTCTTTATTCCAAGAAATATATTG CTTTCTTGAACAGACCAACGAACGAACAACAAGCTATGAATGAAAAGGTGGCATATATTCCAGCTCCTGCAGGTATGTGGACAATGATTCTGTTTTGGATAAAAACAAGCAGCTGGTAA